A single window of Bufo bufo chromosome 10, aBufBuf1.1, whole genome shotgun sequence DNA harbors:
- the LOC120980852 gene encoding regulator of G-protein signaling 9-binding protein has product MLKEECKALLDALNRVTACYRHLVLTIGGTADSQNLREELKKTRQKAQELAVANRNKLTSTLKDNSLSKEDKAEFERLWVIFSTCMDLLETDMRRALELGQEFPLNIPKKHIIQTGMSGGTSGVAARAMSVQNMKYDGEHNIDVMDLKDLENEIKQVDEMMHEMEMKVGVPQWTVEAKQNPGAELKCATSGGASSPGTISAEENKSICDLSKLLAGVVFSAVLLIAIILAVCVVKLS; this is encoded by the coding sequence ATGTTGAAGGAAGAGTGCAAGGCATTACTGGATGCCCTGAATAGGGTGACGGCATGCTACAGGCACCTGGTGCTCACCATAGGTGGCACTGCCGACTCCCAGAACCTTCGGGAGGAGTTGAAGAAGACTCGACAGAAAGCCCAGGAGTTAGCGGTGGCCAACAGGAACAAGTTGACCAGCACTCTCAAGGACAACAGTCTCAGCAAAGAAGACAAGGCTGAGTTTGAGAGGCTATGGGTCATATTCTCCACCTGTATGGACCTCCTCGAGACGGACATGAGAAGAGCCCTAGAGCTTGGTCAAGAGTTCCCATTGAATATACCCAAAAAGCACATCATACAGACTGGCATGAGCGGCGGTACCTCAGGGGTGGCAGCGAGGGCCATGAGCGTTCAGAACATGAAATACGACGGCGAGCACAATATAGATGTCATGGACCTCAAGGACCTGGAGAATGAGATCAAACAAGTCGACGAGATGATGCACGAGATGGAAATGAAAGTCGGCGTTCCTCAGTGGACTGTGGAAGCCAAGCAGAACCCAGGGGCAGAACTCAAGTGTGCCACCAGCGGAGGGGCATCGTCTCCTGGCACCATATCTGCAGAAGAGAACAAGTCTATTTGCGACCTGAGTAAACTTTTGGCCGGGGTGGTCTTCAGTGCCGTCCTTCTGATTGCTATCATACTGGCTGTTTGCGTGGTCAAACTTTCATGA